The following is a genomic window from Litoribacterium kuwaitense.
AGGGGGACATTAGACGATGTTAAGCACGGCTTTAGGACGTTTTAGGTTCATTGGAATCTTAGAAGGCATTTCTTTTATCCTACTGCTCGCTGTAGCCATGCCGCTTAAATACGGAGCAGGAATGGACATGGCTGTCAGCATTGCCGGTATGGCTCATGGTGTATTATTTATTTTATATATCATGGCTATTGCGCACGTAACGATGACCGACAGCTGGAAGGCACCTCGCATTACTGGAGCTGTACTCGCAGCATTTATTCCATTTGGTCCATTTTATTTAGATGCGCGCCTAAAAAAAGAAGCCATTTAGTATATTCTCCCTTGCAGATAAAATGCAGGGGGTTTTTTATATTTCCTTTACGACTCAGTCGCTCGCTTGAAGACATTCCGTTCAACAGATCCTCTGTTTTCTTAGTAATTTAGGCGAAAGTGCAAGTTAAACTCTTTTGCCTTATACATT
Proteins encoded in this region:
- a CDS encoding DUF3817 domain-containing protein, with protein sequence MLSTALGRFRFIGILEGISFILLLAVAMPLKYGAGMDMAVSIAGMAHGVLFILYIMAIAHVTMTDSWKAPRITGAVLAAFIPFGPFYLDARLKKEAI